Proteins found in one Haloferax litoreum genomic segment:
- a CDS encoding HD domain-containing protein, producing MTAVKDSVHDYISLDPVAAELVDTPEFQRLRHIKQLSTVRLVYPSASHTRFEHSLGVYHLASRALSHLGIDGDRAAHVRAAALLHDIGHGPYGHQTEDLIRRRTGRDHDEIHHLLDGTAVGDVLDAHGLDPGRVATLVAGDSGLGQLVSGELDVDRMDYLVRDAHHTGVPYGTIDHGRLVRELRYRDGKVVLAEGNVQTAESLLLARALMNGTVYRHHVSRIAGAMLERASERLVDDAVSLDEFVRMADHDLLVALGDHVPELGRRIECRNLYKRAVWAPIDAVSTDVVELDYEASRAAEREIADVAGVSPVSVIVDAPSRPRIKESRSRVVVNGVVRRLEDASELVGALRAAERTQWRLGVYAPESVRDEVAAAAIDVLDVPTRVTTHA from the coding sequence ATGACCGCGGTCAAAGACAGCGTCCACGACTACATCTCGCTCGACCCTGTGGCCGCCGAACTCGTCGACACGCCCGAGTTCCAGCGCCTGCGACACATCAAGCAACTCTCGACGGTTCGACTCGTCTACCCCTCCGCGAGTCACACACGCTTCGAACACAGTCTCGGCGTCTACCACCTCGCGTCTCGCGCCCTCTCGCATCTCGGCATCGACGGTGACCGCGCCGCCCACGTCCGTGCTGCTGCCCTCCTCCACGACATCGGACACGGGCCGTACGGCCACCAGACCGAAGACCTGATTCGCCGTCGAACTGGCCGCGACCACGACGAGATACACCATCTGCTCGATGGAACGGCCGTCGGTGACGTACTCGACGCACACGGCCTCGACCCGGGGCGCGTCGCCACCCTCGTCGCAGGCGACAGTGGACTCGGGCAACTCGTCTCTGGCGAACTCGATGTCGACCGGATGGACTACCTCGTCCGCGACGCCCATCACACCGGTGTCCCCTACGGCACTATCGACCACGGCCGACTCGTCCGCGAACTTCGGTACCGGGACGGCAAAGTGGTCCTCGCGGAGGGAAACGTCCAGACTGCCGAGTCACTCTTGTTGGCCCGCGCGTTGATGAACGGGACGGTCTATCGCCACCACGTCTCACGTATCGCGGGCGCGATGCTCGAACGGGCGTCCGAACGACTCGTCGACGACGCCGTCTCACTCGACGAGTTCGTCCGGATGGCCGACCACGACTTGCTGGTCGCTCTCGGCGACCACGTCCCCGAACTCGGCCGTCGCATCGAGTGCAGAAACCTGTACAAGCGAGCGGTCTGGGCACCCATCGACGCGGTTTCGACAGACGTGGTCGAACTCGATTACGAGGCGTCGCGGGCGGCCGAACGTGAGATAGCCGACGTGGCGGGCGTGTCCCCCGTCTCGGTCATCGTCGACGCCCCGTCGCGGCCACGAATCAAAGAGTCACGGTCTCGTGTCGTCGTCAACGGCGTCGTCCGCCGACTCGAAGACGCGTCAGAACTGGTCGGTGCGCTCCGGGCAGCAGAGCGAACCCAGTGGCGACTCGGCGTCTACGCTCCCGAATCCGTTCGCGACGAGGTTGCGGCGGCAGCAATCGACGTGTTGGACGTCCCGACGCGAGTGACGACCCACGCGTAA
- the cofD gene encoding 2-phospho-L-lactate transferase has translation MVTFLAGGTGTPKLLDGAGEVFDPAETTVVANTGDDVELGGHLVCPDVDTVLFWGGGVLDTDRWWGIADDTTETDDELHRLADAAGLESGPRYLSDDAQTAGRDIARWRRFSGIAEFMEIGDRDRAVHITRTSLLDEGYSLTDVTRTLADAFGLDVSLLPMSDDPVATLVHTDEGTMHFQEYWVHRRAEPAVRDVEFRGAEAARLTDDVVDALSDPVVVGPSNPVTSIGPMLALDGFREVLAETPVVAVSPFVEDRVFSGPAADLMAGVGYDPSTAGVADAYPFADAFVLDDEDGTDLDRPVVRTDTRIDDSEDAERVARAVDDALNEVS, from the coding sequence ATGGTAACCTTCCTCGCTGGGGGCACGGGCACCCCCAAACTCCTCGACGGTGCGGGTGAGGTGTTCGACCCCGCCGAGACGACAGTCGTCGCCAACACGGGCGACGACGTGGAACTCGGCGGCCACCTCGTCTGTCCCGACGTGGACACCGTTCTCTTCTGGGGCGGTGGCGTCCTCGACACCGACCGGTGGTGGGGCATCGCCGACGACACCACCGAGACGGACGACGAACTCCACCGCCTCGCCGACGCGGCCGGCCTCGAATCTGGGCCGCGATATCTCTCCGACGATGCACAGACCGCCGGCCGTGACATCGCACGCTGGCGACGGTTCTCCGGCATCGCGGAGTTCATGGAAATCGGTGACCGTGACCGGGCAGTCCACATCACTCGCACGTCACTCCTCGACGAGGGGTACTCGCTCACCGACGTCACGCGAACCCTCGCAGACGCCTTCGGCCTCGACGTCTCACTGCTCCCCATGAGCGACGACCCCGTGGCGACGCTCGTCCACACCGACGAGGGGACGATGCACTTTCAGGAATACTGGGTCCACCGCCGCGCCGAACCCGCAGTTCGAGACGTGGAGTTCCGCGGCGCGGAGGCGGCGCGTCTCACCGACGACGTGGTCGACGCCCTCTCGGACCCGGTGGTCGTGGGTCCGTCGAACCCCGTCACGAGCATCGGACCGATGCTCGCCCTCGATGGGTTCCGCGAGGTACTCGCCGAGACACCCGTCGTCGCCGTCTCGCCGTTCGTCGAAGACCGGGTGTTCTCCGGCCCTGCGGCGGACCTCATGGCCGGCGTGGGCTACGACCCCTCGACGGCGGGCGTCGCCGACGCCTACCCGTTCGCCGACGCGTTCGTCCTCGACGACGAGGACGGCACCGACCTCGACCGACCAGTCGTCAGAACTGACACGCGAATCGACGACTCGGAAGACGCCGAACGAGTCGCTCGCGCCGTCGATGACGCGCTCAACGAGGTGTCGTGA
- a CDS encoding sodium-dependent transporter, which yields MARETWATRLGFILAAVGSAVGLGNIWRFPWQTAENGGSAFLVVYLGIVLLVGVPGLLGEFVIGRRAKKSPVGALRDLSGSKKWGIVGAFSVITGISLLSFYSVVGGWILRYLLESGASIVSGNPAYFANPGQYFGGVSAGVDAAVYHLLFLGLTALIVFGGVRKGIELGTKVMMPAVLVLLVGLAAWAATQPNAAAGYAFFLRFDPSVLSENFFAILGPAAGQALFTLSLGAGTMITYSSYLDEDRSLPFDGSAIAVLNTSVGVITGLVVFPLLFSQGINPTETGTGPGALFVGLAGAFSQLPAGTLIATAFFAVVTLAALSSSISMLEIPVAFLVDEYDISRKQAVLGMTGLVAVTGTVCAFNPSIFGFVAGTLVNVLLTAGLAAFLLFVGWVMGRDAVDEFTAGGGAVAKALGTPWLFGAGVVLPLFLVFTLLTHFGVDASLGFWPTVGISVLASAAAFVGLRRPNSVV from the coding sequence ATGGCACGAGAAACATGGGCAACACGGCTTGGATTCATCCTCGCCGCTGTCGGCAGCGCCGTTGGCCTCGGGAACATCTGGCGGTTCCCGTGGCAGACCGCAGAAAACGGCGGGAGCGCGTTCCTCGTCGTGTACCTCGGAATCGTCCTCCTCGTCGGCGTCCCCGGACTCCTCGGTGAGTTCGTCATCGGCCGGCGAGCGAAGAAATCGCCGGTCGGGGCGCTCCGTGACCTCTCTGGGTCGAAGAAGTGGGGCATCGTCGGCGCGTTTTCAGTCATCACGGGCATCTCGCTGTTGTCGTTCTACAGCGTCGTCGGCGGGTGGATTCTCCGCTATCTCCTCGAAAGCGGTGCGTCCATCGTCTCCGGGAATCCCGCGTACTTCGCCAACCCCGGCCAGTACTTCGGTGGCGTCTCCGCCGGCGTGGACGCCGCTGTCTACCACCTCCTGTTCCTCGGACTGACCGCTCTCATCGTGTTTGGAGGCGTCCGCAAAGGCATCGAACTCGGCACCAAAGTGATGATGCCCGCTGTCCTCGTCCTCCTCGTCGGCCTCGCGGCGTGGGCCGCGACGCAACCCAACGCGGCGGCCGGATACGCCTTCTTCCTCCGATTCGACCCGTCGGTTCTCTCTGAGAACTTCTTCGCCATCCTCGGCCCCGCCGCCGGACAGGCGCTCTTTACGCTCTCGCTCGGTGCGGGTACGATGATTACCTACTCGTCCTACCTCGACGAGGACCGGTCGCTCCCCTTCGACGGGTCGGCCATCGCCGTCCTCAACACGAGCGTCGGTGTCATCACCGGCCTCGTCGTCTTCCCGCTCCTGTTCTCGCAGGGCATCAACCCCACCGAGACCGGAACCGGCCCCGGTGCGCTGTTCGTCGGCCTCGCGGGCGCGTTCTCGCAACTGCCTGCCGGCACGCTCATCGCCACGGCGTTCTTCGCCGTCGTGACGCTCGCGGCACTGTCGAGTTCCATCAGCATGCTGGAGATTCCGGTCGCGTTCCTCGTCGACGAGTACGACATCTCGCGCAAGCAGGCGGTCCTCGGCATGACCGGCCTCGTCGCCGTGACGGGTACCGTGTGTGCGTTCAACCCCAGTATCTTCGGATTCGTCGCGGGCACGCTCGTCAACGTCCTCCTGACCGCTGGTCTCGCGGCGTTCCTCCTGTTCGTCGGATGGGTCATGGGCCGCGACGCAGTCGACGAGTTCACCGCGGGTGGCGGGGCCGTCGCGAAGGCCCTCGGCACGCCGTGGCTCTTCGGTGCCGGTGTCGTCCTCCCGCTGTTCCTCGTCTTCACGCTCTTGACGCACTTCGGCGTGGACGCGAGTCTCGGCTTCTGGCCGACTGTCGGCATCTCGGTGCTCGCGAGTGCCGCCGCGTTCGTCGGCCTGCGACGACCCAACTCGGTCGTCTAG
- a CDS encoding DUF5518 domain-containing protein gives MDINWRAVLYGFATNIVLGLLSGFVIPFTDVALPVVGAGLAGLIAGGVAGYYNNRSTMSDATHGALAVVIGALIVGVILTVLGTLVAGIFGLGAGLGLLVLIFVAGIPGAVGGIIGGYINSGRGEAAGRPAA, from the coding sequence ATGGACATTAACTGGCGTGCTGTCCTATACGGTTTCGCGACCAACATCGTCCTCGGACTGCTCAGCGGGTTCGTCATCCCGTTCACAGACGTCGCGCTCCCAGTCGTCGGCGCAGGGTTGGCCGGTCTCATCGCAGGTGGTGTCGCTGGGTACTACAACAACCGCAGTACGATGAGTGACGCCACGCACGGCGCATTGGCCGTCGTTATCGGTGCGCTCATCGTGGGTGTCATCCTGACTGTCCTCGGAACGCTCGTCGCGGGTATCTTCGGCCTCGGTGCGGGGCTTGGTCTCCTGGTCCTCATCTTCGTCGCAGGTATCCCCGGCGCTGTCGGTGGTATCATCGGTGGCTACATCAACAGTGGCCGTGGAGAGGCCGCAGGTCGCCCGGCAGCCTAA
- a CDS encoding triphosphoribosyl-dephospho-CoA synthase: protein MTKTPVSDRGFGPARHAELALLLEVAGTPKPGNVDRRRDLSDLHFEHFLTGAVGSASGLRLAEDGASVGEAFETAVAGMSEQGGGNTQFGCLLLLVPLVRAAAAGDLSPTGVTDVVEQTTVDDAVSFYRAFEHVDVAVGDPPEDAPALDVRRGADAESTLRGQGLTFYDVMELSADRDANGREWTGGFTRTFCAAESILADEGPVTDRVARAFLDLLAEEPDTLVVTNHGAAVARDVMDRAAAVSNPDEAEKLAESFVAEGINPGTTADIVCAATFIALERGVPL from the coding sequence ATGACGAAGACACCGGTCTCCGACCGAGGGTTCGGCCCGGCACGACACGCCGAACTCGCGCTTCTCCTCGAAGTCGCTGGAACCCCAAAGCCGGGGAACGTGGACCGACGGCGTGACCTCTCTGACCTGCACTTCGAACACTTTTTGACCGGTGCCGTCGGGTCCGCGTCGGGTCTCCGACTCGCCGAGGATGGTGCATCGGTCGGCGAGGCGTTCGAGACGGCCGTCGCCGGGATGAGCGAACAGGGCGGCGGAAACACGCAATTCGGGTGCTTGCTCCTCCTCGTTCCGCTCGTCCGGGCGGCCGCGGCAGGGGACCTCTCTCCGACGGGCGTGACCGACGTGGTCGAACAGACTACTGTCGACGACGCGGTGTCGTTCTACCGGGCGTTCGAACACGTCGACGTGGCCGTCGGCGACCCCCCGGAAGACGCTCCTGCCCTCGACGTCCGACGCGGGGCGGACGCCGAGTCGACCCTGCGAGGACAGGGTCTCACCTTCTACGACGTGATGGAACTCAGCGCCGACAGAGACGCCAACGGCCGCGAGTGGACTGGTGGGTTCACCCGAACCTTCTGTGCCGCCGAGTCGATTCTCGCCGACGAAGGACCGGTCACCGACCGGGTCGCGCGAGCGTTTCTCGACTTGCTCGCCGAGGAACCCGACACACTCGTCGTCACGAACCACGGTGCCGCAGTCGCACGCGACGTGATGGACCGCGCTGCCGCCGTCTCGAATCCGGACGAGGCCGAGAAACTCGCCGAGTCGTTCGTCGCCGAGGGAATCAACCCCGGAACGACCGCAGACATCGTCTGTGCGGCGACGTTCATCGCGTTGGAGCGGGGGGTCCCGTTGTGA
- a CDS encoding acc operon protein — translation MSDDLLSGLSIPDDADPEEAAAIAAAVGAHLHDQQAAAAAAAADDEETWNEKRWQYAGRLHSVTGCSRRVPSGAPTNAWAASGRVDRF, via the coding sequence ATGAGCGACGACCTGCTCTCGGGACTGTCGATTCCCGACGATGCAGACCCCGAAGAGGCGGCCGCCATCGCCGCCGCCGTCGGCGCGCACCTCCACGACCAACAGGCCGCCGCTGCCGCCGCCGCGGCCGACGACGAAGAGACGTGGAACGAAAAGCGCTGGCAGTACGCCGGCCGACTCCACTCCGTCACCGGGTGTAGCCGCCGCGTCCCTTCAGGTGCGCCCACGAACGCGTGGGCGGCATCTGGTCGCGTCGACCGGTTCTGA
- a CDS encoding acyl-CoA carboxylase subunit beta, which yields MEDRIDELREKREEALKGGGEDRIASQHDKGKMTARERVDYFLDDGTFQEFDQFRTHRNHKFGMEESKLPGDGVVTGYGEVDGRTVFVFAHDFTVFGGSLGEVFAEKVCKVMDKAMEVGAPVVGLNDSAGARIQEGVQSLGGFGEIFRRNTEASGVIPQISAIMGPCAGGAVYSPALTDFTFMVRDTSHMFITGPDVIKTVTGEEVTFDELGGATTHTSTSGVAHFATDTEEQALDDIRHLLSYLPQNNVEDPPRVEPWDDPDRVDDHLAEVVPDQPRKPYDIHDVLGGVLDEGSFFEVQEDFAKNIVVGFGRLDGHSVGLVANQPRVNAGTLDIESSEKAARFIRMCDSFNVPILTFVDVPGFLPGTDQEHNGIIRHGAKLLYAYSEATVPLMTVITRKAYGGAYDVMASKHLGADVNYAWPTAEIAVMGPQGAVNILYREELAAADDPDARRDELIEEYREEFANPYTAADRGFVDDVIEPGETRKRLIADLRMLKSKRKSQPDKKHGNIPL from the coding sequence ATGGAAGACCGGATCGACGAACTCCGTGAGAAACGCGAAGAAGCACTCAAGGGCGGCGGTGAGGACCGAATCGCCTCCCAGCACGACAAGGGCAAGATGACCGCCCGCGAACGCGTCGATTACTTCCTCGACGACGGCACGTTCCAGGAGTTCGACCAGTTCCGCACGCACCGAAACCACAAGTTCGGCATGGAAGAGTCGAAACTCCCCGGTGACGGCGTCGTCACTGGGTACGGCGAAGTCGACGGGCGAACCGTCTTCGTCTTCGCCCACGACTTCACCGTCTTCGGCGGGTCGCTCGGCGAAGTCTTCGCCGAGAAGGTCTGCAAGGTGATGGACAAGGCGATGGAAGTCGGTGCACCCGTCGTCGGGTTGAACGACTCCGCCGGCGCGCGCATCCAAGAGGGCGTCCAGTCGCTCGGCGGGTTCGGCGAAATCTTCCGCCGCAACACCGAAGCGTCGGGCGTCATTCCGCAGATTTCCGCTATCATGGGTCCCTGTGCCGGCGGTGCGGTCTACTCCCCGGCGCTGACGGACTTCACGTTCATGGTCCGCGACACCAGTCACATGTTCATCACCGGCCCGGACGTCATCAAGACGGTCACGGGCGAGGAGGTCACTTTCGACGAACTCGGCGGTGCGACCACCCACACCTCGACGAGCGGCGTCGCGCACTTCGCGACGGACACCGAAGAGCAGGCACTCGACGACATCCGCCACCTCCTCTCGTACCTCCCGCAGAACAACGTCGAGGACCCGCCCCGCGTCGAACCGTGGGACGACCCGGACCGCGTCGACGACCACCTCGCCGAAGTCGTCCCCGACCAACCGCGAAAACCGTACGACATCCACGACGTGCTCGGTGGCGTCCTCGACGAAGGCTCGTTCTTCGAGGTGCAAGAAGACTTCGCGAAGAACATCGTCGTCGGCTTTGGCCGCCTCGACGGCCACTCGGTCGGTCTCGTCGCGAACCAACCCCGCGTGAACGCCGGCACCCTCGACATCGAGTCGTCCGAGAAGGCCGCGCGGTTCATCCGGATGTGTGACTCCTTCAACGTCCCCATCCTGACGTTCGTGGACGTGCCCGGGTTCCTCCCCGGTACCGACCAGGAACACAACGGTATCATCCGTCACGGCGCGAAACTCCTGTACGCCTACTCCGAGGCGACGGTGCCCCTGATGACAGTCATCACGCGCAAAGCCTACGGCGGTGCCTACGACGTCATGGCCTCGAAACACCTCGGTGCCGACGTGAACTACGCGTGGCCGACGGCAGAGATTGCAGTCATGGGCCCGCAAGGCGCGGTCAACATCCTCTACCGAGAAGAACTGGCGGCGGCCGACGACCCCGACGCTCGCCGCGACGAACTCATCGAGGAGTACCGCGAAGAGTTCGCGAACCCGTACACTGCCGCCGACCGTGGGTTCGTGGACGACGTCATCGAACCCGGCGAGACGCGCAAGCGACTCATCGCGGACCTCCGCATGCTGAAGTCCAAGCGCAAGTCCCAACCGGACAAGAAGCACGGGAACATCCCGCTATGA
- a CDS encoding glycerophosphodiester phosphodiesterase, which translates to MRVIGHRGCPALGPENTLAAFRAAAARLDWVELDVRRCASGELVVFHDSTLDRLTEATGPVADATRSELRALRVGDSEESIPTLAEVFAALPDRVSVNVELKEAGLADDIVALVADAANDVLVSSFDPDALREVREAAEREGALGTTDLPRAFLFATDWDRSLRVAAELDCVAVHPHYDLLSAVRVAEAHDAGFELNAWTVLEREVVERLREWGVDGVIVDDPAVVGNGLREA; encoded by the coding sequence ATGCGCGTCATCGGTCACCGCGGGTGCCCCGCACTCGGCCCGGAGAACACGCTCGCGGCCTTCCGCGCCGCGGCAGCACGCCTCGACTGGGTCGAACTCGACGTTCGGCGCTGTGCGAGCGGTGAACTCGTCGTCTTCCACGACTCGACGCTCGACAGACTGACCGAAGCAACCGGCCCCGTCGCCGACGCGACACGCTCTGAACTCCGCGCGCTCCGTGTCGGTGACTCTGAGGAGTCGATTCCGACGCTCGCCGAGGTGTTCGCCGCGCTTCCCGACCGCGTCTCGGTCAACGTCGAACTGAAAGAAGCGGGACTCGCCGACGACATCGTCGCCCTCGTCGCCGACGCCGCGAACGACGTTCTCGTCTCGTCGTTCGACCCAGATGCGCTTCGGGAGGTGCGAGAGGCCGCCGAACGAGAGGGCGCACTCGGAACCACCGACCTTCCCCGTGCGTTTCTCTTCGCGACCGACTGGGACCGTTCACTCCGCGTCGCGGCCGAACTCGACTGCGTGGCGGTCCACCCCCACTACGACCTGCTCTCGGCCGTGCGCGTCGCCGAGGCTCACGACGCAGGGTTCGAACTCAACGCGTGGACGGTCCTCGAACGGGAGGTAGTCGAACGTCTCCGCGAGTGGGGAGTCGATGGCGTCATCGTCGACGACCCGGCCGTCGTCGGTAACGGACTGCGAGAAGCGTAG
- a CDS encoding HD domain-containing protein: protein MTTIKDSVHDHIEVEGAAEALLDTPEMQRLRRIKQLGTVQLVYPSANHTRFEHSLGVYHLASRALSHLGIEGDAAAHVEAAALLHDVGHGPYSHNIEDVTQRHTGKYHDDVDELVTSGNVGEVLESEGLDPTRVAALVAGEGEFGQLVSGELDVDRMDYLVRDAHHTGVPYGTIDHERLIRELAFVDGELVLAEGNVQTAESLLLARALMNPTVYRHHVARISKAMLRRASERLLAEPDIDADELRRMDDYDLLVALRLNPSTNEFAERLANRNLYKRAVWAELPDVPESVIDADHETIADFEREIAARADVPPESVILDVSSRPSMTESSSRVMVNGEIRQLERESPLVQALRTAQEQQWRLGVYAPSDETERVGRAAADVLGLDIDGALVSEVRRSLNTTLDEFE, encoded by the coding sequence ATGACGACCATCAAGGACAGCGTCCACGACCACATCGAGGTCGAGGGCGCGGCCGAGGCCCTCCTCGATACGCCGGAGATGCAACGCCTTCGGCGTATCAAGCAGTTGGGGACGGTCCAACTGGTCTACCCCTCTGCGAACCACACGCGCTTCGAACACAGCCTCGGCGTCTACCACCTCGCCTCCCGCGCCCTCTCGCACCTCGGCATCGAGGGCGACGCTGCCGCCCACGTCGAGGCGGCGGCCCTCCTCCACGACGTCGGTCACGGCCCCTACAGTCACAACATCGAGGACGTGACACAGCGACACACGGGCAAGTACCACGACGACGTGGACGAACTCGTCACGAGCGGGAACGTCGGCGAGGTGCTCGAATCGGAGGGACTCGACCCGACGCGCGTCGCCGCCCTCGTCGCCGGTGAGGGTGAGTTCGGCCAACTCGTCTCGGGCGAACTCGACGTCGACCGGATGGACTACCTCGTCCGCGACGCCCACCACACCGGCGTCCCCTACGGCACCATCGACCACGAGCGACTGATTCGGGAACTCGCGTTCGTAGACGGTGAACTCGTCCTCGCGGAGGGGAACGTCCAGACGGCCGAGTCGCTTCTGCTGGCCCGTGCACTGATGAATCCGACCGTCTACCGACACCACGTCGCGCGTATCTCGAAGGCGATGCTCCGCCGTGCGTCCGAGAGACTCCTCGCCGAACCGGACATCGACGCCGACGAACTCCGCCGGATGGACGACTACGACCTGCTCGTCGCGCTCAGACTCAATCCCTCGACGAACGAGTTCGCCGAACGTCTCGCCAACCGCAACCTGTACAAACGGGCGGTCTGGGCGGAACTCCCGGACGTCCCCGAGTCGGTCATCGACGCCGACCACGAGACGATAGCCGACTTCGAACGCGAGATAGCCGCCCGTGCCGACGTGCCTCCCGAGTCGGTCATCCTCGACGTGTCGTCGCGCCCCTCGATGACCGAATCGTCTTCACGGGTGATGGTCAACGGCGAGATTCGGCAGTTAGAACGCGAGTCGCCGCTCGTACAGGCGCTTCGAACCGCGCAAGAACAGCAGTGGCGACTCGGCGTCTACGCGCCGAGTGACGAGACCGAACGAGTCGGACGCGCCGCGGCGGATGTCCTCGGACTCGACATCGACGGCGCACTCGTCTCGGAGGTCAGACGCAGTCTGAACACGACGTTAGACGAGTTCGAGTAG
- a CDS encoding tRNA-dihydrouridine synthase, protein MFSPRLAVASLSGESDADWARAASPHVGAAFLGGVALDQTAQEAAHALVARGRSEFLTDDPLGFVADQLTALDDSDLFVAVNVRATSTDPIREVAAVCADHGAGVEVNAHCRQAELCAIGCGESLLRDTARLVDYVAAAAESDAPVGVKVRAEVEGVDLAALAPKLADAGASWLHVDAMDSESVVADVVAAAPDLFVVANNGVRDRETAHEYLRYGADAVSVGRPSDDPVVLSRVKEAASEWFESADESHSPDESEASAR, encoded by the coding sequence ATGTTCTCGCCTCGCCTCGCCGTCGCGAGTCTCAGCGGCGAATCTGACGCCGACTGGGCACGCGCCGCGTCACCACACGTCGGTGCGGCGTTCCTCGGCGGTGTCGCACTCGACCAGACGGCACAGGAGGCCGCTCACGCCCTCGTCGCCCGCGGACGCTCCGAGTTCCTGACCGACGACCCACTCGGCTTCGTCGCGGACCAACTCACCGCACTGGACGATTCGGACCTCTTCGTCGCCGTCAACGTCCGCGCCACATCGACCGACCCGATTCGGGAAGTCGCCGCAGTCTGTGCCGACCACGGCGCTGGCGTCGAGGTGAACGCGCACTGCCGGCAAGCGGAACTCTGCGCAATCGGATGCGGCGAGTCGCTCCTGCGCGACACCGCCCGACTCGTGGACTACGTCGCCGCGGCGGCCGAGTCCGACGCACCCGTCGGCGTGAAAGTGCGCGCAGAAGTCGAGGGCGTCGACCTCGCCGCACTCGCACCGAAACTCGCAGACGCGGGCGCATCGTGGCTTCACGTCGATGCGATGGATTCGGAGTCCGTCGTCGCCGACGTCGTCGCCGCCGCGCCCGACCTGTTCGTCGTCGCCAACAACGGCGTCCGGGACCGAGAGACCGCTCACGAGTATCTCCGATATGGCGCGGACGCCGTCAGCGTCGGCCGACCGAGCGACGACCCGGTCGTTCTCAGTCGTGTCAAGGAAGCCGCCAGCGAGTGGTTCGAATCTGCCGACGAGAGCCACAGCCCCGACGAATCGGAGGCATCTGCCCGATGA
- a CDS encoding DUF447 domain-containing protein, translating to MRSGASVEWPVELRGVTESVVATLGPNDLWNLAALGLHAPDDSDEPDGPDGTVTATTWGNTRTRRNFHRQGGGVVQFVTDPMDFVEAAMTIREAQSPVLDSADAWAEVEATHVDSGDDGGTQWEKWELRPVDAAVESTRPFTINRGFGAVVDATVAASRLDVPTFDTDVLLDRLAYFAETVEKCGGPRECEAFARIDEVTGWRERASQRRNESF from the coding sequence GTGCGGTCTGGTGCGAGTGTCGAGTGGCCCGTCGAACTCCGCGGCGTCACCGAGTCTGTCGTCGCCACGCTTGGCCCGAACGACCTGTGGAACCTCGCCGCGCTTGGACTCCATGCGCCCGACGACTCCGACGAACCAGACGGCCCCGACGGGACAGTCACCGCGACGACGTGGGGGAACACCCGTACGCGACGAAACTTCCATCGCCAAGGTGGCGGCGTCGTCCAGTTCGTCACCGACCCGATGGATTTCGTCGAGGCGGCGATGACCATCCGCGAGGCGCAGTCTCCCGTCCTCGACTCCGCTGACGCGTGGGCGGAAGTCGAAGCGACACACGTCGATTCCGGCGACGATGGCGGGACGCAGTGGGAGAAATGGGAACTCCGCCCCGTCGATGCGGCCGTCGAATCGACCCGGCCGTTCACCATCAACCGCGGGTTCGGGGCCGTCGTCGACGCGACAGTCGCCGCCTCCCGTCTCGACGTGCCGACGTTCGATACCGACGTCCTCCTCGACCGACTCGCGTACTTCGCGGAGACAGTCGAGAAGTGTGGGGGACCGAGAGAGTGTGAGGCGTTCGCACGCATCGACGAGGTGACGGGGTGGCGCGAGCGGGCGTCGCAAAGACGGAACGAATCGTTTTAG
- a CDS encoding 30S ribosomal protein S17e gives MAIKPKYVKQLGNILLEKYPQAFNTDFETNKDSVSQLTTVESKSVRNRIAGYITRKKGAQTA, from the coding sequence ATGGCAATCAAGCCCAAGTACGTCAAGCAGCTTGGTAACATCCTGCTGGAGAAATACCCGCAGGCGTTCAACACGGACTTCGAGACGAACAAAGACAGCGTCAGTCAACTGACGACGGTGGAGTCGAAGAGCGTCCGCAACCGCATCGCGGGCTACATCACCCGGAAGAAGGGCGCCCAGACCGCGTAA